The Candidatus Neomarinimicrobiota bacterium genome has a window encoding:
- a CDS encoding glycogen/starch synthase, which produces MSTLKVYYLSSEIAPFSKTYSLAHFSRRICSVFQERDFDIRLIQPKYGYISERKFILREVIRLRDMPITFNGEERIGSVKSAFIPNTKVQVYFMEDREYFKPVTNLLYKARNGRMLKDNPERYAYFARVALENLKHLFWKPDIIICNDWQMSFVPILYQLQYAQQEFYQDIKVVFLMHTANQNAYFPKASYDTIDLFSGADDRLPASAETLNNLELALKFAHHSWAVHGPDDQLAQDLIGAPDIANLIKSQRNVGTLAVDSDTDEAWMKSADQLEKYLRNL; this is translated from the coding sequence ATGTCGACCTTAAAAGTCTACTATCTTTCGTCCGAGATCGCCCCGTTCTCAAAGACTTATTCGCTGGCCCACTTTTCGCGACGAATCTGTTCGGTCTTTCAGGAACGTGACTTCGACATCCGGCTCATCCAGCCCAAGTATGGCTACATCAGCGAGCGCAAGTTTATTCTCCGGGAAGTCATCCGCCTGCGGGACATGCCCATTACGTTCAATGGCGAAGAACGGATCGGCAGCGTCAAGTCGGCCTTTATTCCCAACACCAAGGTGCAGGTCTACTTCATGGAGGACCGGGAATATTTCAAGCCGGTCACCAACCTGCTGTATAAGGCGCGCAACGGGCGCATGCTGAAGGACAACCCTGAGCGCTACGCCTATTTTGCCCGGGTAGCGCTGGAGAATCTGAAGCACCTGTTCTGGAAGCCGGACATCATCATCTGCAACGACTGGCAAATGAGCTTTGTGCCGATACTCTATCAGCTCCAGTACGCCCAGCAGGAATTCTACCAGGATATCAAAGTCGTGTTCTTAATGCATACTGCCAACCAGAACGCCTACTTTCCCAAAGCGTCGTACGACACCATTGATCTATTCTCAGGGGCTGATGACCGGCTGCCCGCATCGGCGGAAACCCTGAACAACCTTGAACTGGCGCTGAAATTCGCCCACCACTCATGGGCGGTTCATGGCCCGGATGATCAGCTGGCGCAGGATCTGATCGGCGCCCCCGACATTGCCAACCTGATCAAGTCCCAACGCAACGTAGGCACACTGGCGGTGGACAGCGACACCGACGAGGCCTGGATGAAGTCCGCCGACCAGTTGGAGAAGTATCTGCGGAACCTTTGA